Genomic DNA from Lutibacter sp. A80:
CTCAAATACCTGAATACACACCTTATTTTTACCTTGTGCTAATACTTATTTTAGGTATATTTCTATTTTTTTTAGTACTTGGTTTTTATAAGAGAAAATATGCGGTTAGAGCACAAGATATTTCATATAAAAAAGGGGTAATTGTACAATCGATAACTACAGTTCCTTTTGCTAGAATTCAGCATGTTGAATTGGAAGAAAAACCTTTTTCTAGGTTGTTTAAGTTAGCTTCAATTAAAATATTTACTGCAGGAGAAAGCGGAGGTGATTTAAAAATAAATGGGCTTCCAAAAGAAGAAGCAAAAAAGATAAAAGAATTTATTACCCATTTTATAAATGAATAATACATTCGATTTTTCTGAATTTTCAAGACAATCGTCTAAAGGAATTGTTGTAAATTATTTTATAATTTTATACAAATCATTAAAATCTTCTTGGGTATTAATCCCAATAATACTTACAAAAGATACTTCAGAATTAAACCTAACAAAAATTGTTTTAATAGTTTTAGCTATACTTGTATACATTTTAATACGCGCTGTTTTAGTGTATTTAAACTTTAAATTCAAGATAAAAGACAATGCTTTTATTTTAAAACAAGGAATTTTAAACAAATCAAATGTATCTGTACCTTTTGAAAAAATTCAACATATAAATTTCAAACAAAATTTTATTCAACAAATAATTAATGTTACTCAAGTAGAAATTGAAACAGCTGGAGCAAAAACTGTTGAAATATCTATAAAAGCACTTTCTAGAGAAAAAGCAGAAGCTTTAAAACAAGCCTTGTTTTCTAAAATGCAAGAAGTTATAGCCGTTGAAAAAAATGAACCTTCTAAAGAAATACTTCATAAAATTTCGGTTAAAGATTTGTTTAAAATTAGTATTTCAGAAAATCATTTTAAAAGTTTAGCATTGTTATTTGCTTTTATTTTTTCAGGATATGTACAAGTAAAAGATTTTTTAGAAACTTTAGAATTAGATCAAAAATTTGATGCTATTTTAGAAGAAAACGCTAATTCTTTACTTGGAGATTTATTTTTGATGCTTTTTTTACTTGTTTTTAGCTTTATAATATCTGTACTAATTTCTTTTGTAACTACATTTATTCGTCATTTTAACCTGCAAGTATCTATTGAAAATAATAGATTAGAAATAGATCAAGGTTTAATTACGAAGCATAATAATATTTTAAAAAAGCAAAAGGTGCAAAGTATTGAAGTTGCTACAAATCCAATACAACAAAAATTAGGTATCTATAATGTAATTTTTAAGCAGGCTGTAAGTGGTAAGGTAAATTATAAAAAAATAATTAAAGTAGTTGGTTTTAATCAAGCGCATATTGAAGTGTTAAAAAAAATACTTTTTCTAAATACAGATTTCAGTAATTACGAAAAACAAAAACCAGATACCTATTATAAAACGCAGTTATTTTTTAGATACTTTTTATTATTAATACTGTTAAATGGAGTGTTTGTATTAATTTCAAGCAGTTTAATTTTTGTAAATATAGTGTTTATACCATTTTTTATAATCTTAGTTTTGCTAAAATATAAGAAAAGTTATTATAGTTTTAATAATGATATGTTAGTTATTGGTTCTGGTCAAATTGCGACTAAAACTACATATTTTGAGCATTTTAAATTACAAAATATTAAAATGAAACAAACTGTTTTTCAAAAAAGAAAAGACGTGGTAAATTTGGTTTTACAAACAGCTTCTGGTAAAATTATATTGCCTTGTATAAAAACTAATAAAGCCATAGAAATGTATAATTTTATATTGTATAAATCAGAAACATCAGTAGAAAAATGGATGTAAAAAGTTATATTGAAGCAGCGCGTTTAAGAACTTTACCCTTATCGGTTTCAGGAATAATTGTAGGAAGTTTTATAGCTGCATCTAAAGGAGTTTTTAATTGGGAAATATGTGTGTTAGCTCTGTTAACAACTACAGGGTTTCAAATTATTTCAAATTTTGCAAACGATTATGGAGATGGTGTTAAAGGAACTGATAATAAAGATAGAATAGGACCAGAACGTGCCATACAAAGTGGAGCAATTAGTCCAAATCAAATGCTAAATGCTATTAAAATATCTGTAATAATTACTTTTATAATTGCTGTTTATTTAATTTATAGGGCATTTGGAAAAGAAGATTTTTTAAATTTATTTATCTTTTTTATATTAGGTTTGCTTAGTATTGTTGCTGCTATTAAATATACAGTAGGTAAAAAAGCTTATGGTTATAGTGGATTTGGAGATTTGTTTGTTTTTTTATTTTTTGGTTTGCTTAGTGTAATTGGTAGTTACTATTTGTATTCGAAAGAATTAAATATTACAATTTTATTACCTGCTATTTCTATTGGTTCATTAAGTATTGGTGTGCTAAATCTAAATAACATGAGAGATAGAGCTTCAGATATTAAATCTGGAAAACGCACATTGGTGGTGAAAATGGGGAGTGATTATGCAAAATATTATCATTATTATTTATTAGTTATTCCTTATTTATTCGCAATATTATATTCAATTATACATTATAAATCGCCTTTTCAATTTTTATTTTTATTAACACTTTTTCCAATTATAAAGCATTTTAAAGTAGTTTACAGAAATAGAAGTCCAAAATTATTAGATCCAGAATTAAAAAAATTGGCAATTACTACATTTATATTTTCTTTATTATTTGGAATAGGTTTAATAGTGTAATTAATTATGAGTAATAATTATTACAGAAGCTACAAGATAGATAAGATATATTTGCCTTTCACTGTTTAATTATATGAAAAATCAGTTTTTAGGTATATTTTTTTATTTACTTTATTTATTGGCTATGATACGCCCAGTTATGCCAATAATAAATTATTATGCCAATTACGATTATATTGCAGCGGAACTTTGTGAAAATAAAGACAAGCCTTATTTAGAGTGTAACGGTAAATGTTATTTAAAAAAGCAACTTAAGGAAGTAAACCATACAAACCACGATCATAAATCTACTGTACCTCAAATTAATTTTGATGATTATCCGATAACAACTTTAGATCAATTTACCTATCAATTTATTCAGCAAAAACAACTGCTTACTATTACTAACTATTGTATTTATATTTCTTCACAAGATTTTTTTAAATCGGATTTTAAACCACCACAAGTATTGGGCTAATTTCACAAACTTTAACTAATAAAAACTAATACATAGGTGTTATATTATTAATAATGGCATTTATAAGTTAGTTTTTAATATGGCTTTATATACTAAATGTATTTATTGTAATAGCTTGTTATAAATAATATTTAAATTATTTGTATTGAGTTTGTTATGGTAAAATTTATGATAAAAAAAACTTATTTAAAATAATAATGAAAAATAAAATATTATTAATTATTGTATTGATATCAACGTTTTCTTTTGCTCAAACTTCAAAAGTTTCAGGAACAATAGTTGATGAAAAAACTGGAAATCCAATTGAATTTGCAACGGTAAAAGTATTAAAAACTAATACAGCTACATTAACAAATAAAGCAGGTGAATTTACTGTAAATGCTGAAATTGGAGATAAATTAGAAGTTACTCATATAAGTTACAAACCAGAGATTATTATATTGAGTAATCCAATGCTTATAAAGTTACAAATAGCTCAAATTGAGTTAAATGAAATATTGGTGGCCGCTAATCCATTGCAAAATATATCCCAATCAACTGTTATAAATGATACTGAAAAAAGAATTAGTCAGCCTAGAAGTGTAGGGCATTTATTTAAAGAAATCAATGGATTTGGAATTACAAAGAAAGGAGCTTATGCCTCAGAACCAGTATTTAGGTCTTTTAAATACGAACAATTGAATATTCAATATGATGGAGGTATGAAAGTGTTAAACGCTTGTCCAAATAGAATGGATCCAATAACAACACACGTAATTCCTGAAGAAATTGAAAAAATAGAAATTATAAAAGGACCTTTTACTGTGCGTTTTGGTCAAAATTTTGGAGGCGTAATTAATTTAGTTTCTAAAAATCCAATTAAAGGGCAACAGGGATTCCATGGAAGTGTTGAAGGAGGGTATGAATCTAATGGAAATAATTTAGTTACTGGTGCATCTGCATTGTATGTAACAGATAAGTTTGATTTATACTTAAATGGCTCTTATAGAGATTTTGGAGATTATAAAGATGGGAATGGAACAAAAGTTCCAGCTTCATTTAAAACAACAGACTATTCATTAAAAGTAGGAATTAATCCAACTGAAAAACAACGCTTAAAATTTAGTTGGAGACAATCTTTTGGTAGCGATATAAGTCATGCTGGATTACCAATGGATTCACCTTATGACGATAGTTTTTTAGCAGGAATTGATTATAAAATAAATCAGATTTCAGAAAAAATAACGAGCTTTTCCGTAAAAGTATTTCATTCGTATGTAGATCATTTAATGACCAATGAAGGACGTCCTAGTTTTGCTACCACAGAAGCTAGTTCGCCAGTAGAAGCTTGGACAACAGGTGGTAAAATAGAATTGATTTTGTCGCCTTCTAAAAATACCATAATTTATACAGGGGTAGATGCAAATTTAATTGAAAGAGCAGGAGATAGAACACGTATTGTAAAAGTAATGAATGGTACTACGTTGGCAACTCCAAAAACCTTTGTGGATAAAATTTGGCAAGATGCAAGTTTGAATGATATTGGTGTTTTTGCTGAAGGAAATTATAAAATTTCAAATTATACAAGTATTACAACAGGAATTAGGGCTGATTTTATTTCAACTTCATTAGATGATCCAGCTTCAGATTTTGAAGCATTGTATGGCGGAAATATTGAAGATGAAACAGAAGTAAATATAAGTGCAAATGCTTCAATTAAGTATAGAAAAAACGGATTTCAAACACAATTGGCAATTGGTAGAGGTGTTAGAACAGCTTCTATGATAGAACGTTATATAAATCATTTTAATGTAGGTGTAGATCCTTATGAATATGTTGGAAACCCAAATTTAAAACCAGAAATTAACAATCAAATAGAACTATCTTTTTTAAAAAACTTTGAAACTATTCAAATTGGAGCTTCTGTATTTCACTCTTTCTTAAAAAATTATATTTCAGCCATAGTAAATACTTCAATTCCAAGAAAATTTATGTCAACAGTACCACCTGTAACGGCTAAACAATTTATTAATTTAGATAAAGCGTCTCAAACAGGTGTGGAATTTACGTTTAATGTAAAGGCATCAGAAAGGGTAACTTTTACTTCTAATATTTCTTATACTCAGGGCGAAAATAAAGATTTTGACGAGCCTTTGGCTCATATTCCACCATTTATGGCAAATTTAGGAGCAAAATATGAAGCCGAAAAATATTGGATGGCACTTAGTTCTAGATTGGTAGGAGGTCAAGATCGTATTTCTACAACTTTTATGGAAGAAGAAACTCCAGGTTTTGGAACACTTGATTTTAGAGCAGGTTACAGTCCTTTTGAAAATGTTTCAATTGGCTTTGCTGTGTTAAATATTTTTGATAAAAGTTATTATGAACATTTAAACTTTTCGTACCAAAATTCAAATGTACTTTCAGGTAAAATTTATGAACCGGGTAGAAATTTTACAAGCTATATTAAATATCAATTTTAACTATTTTTATAATAGTATTAGATACTTTTTATTTGTTTTGAACCACAAAATTAATTTTTTTGTGGTTCTTTTTTTTGAATAAAATTCATTAAATTGCAGTAACCACTAAAACATAAATATTATGAAGATTACTTATTTAGGACACGCAACTTTAAGTATAGAAACCAAAGATAAAACCTTGTTAGTTGACCCGTTTATTACAGGTAATGAATTAGCAAAAGAAATAGATATAAATAAATTACAAGCAGATTATATTTTAGTTACGCATGCGCATCAAGATCATATTTTAGATGTTGAAGCAATAGCAAAAAGAACCGGAGCAAAAGTAATTTCTAATTTTGAAATTGTTTCGTATTTTGAAGCTAAAGGAATTCAGGGTCACCCGATGAATCATGGTGGAAAATGGACTTTTGATTTTGGAACTGTATATTATACAAATGCTATACATTCCAGTTCTTTTCCTGATGGAACTTATGGAGGACAGCCAGGAGGGTTTGTAATAGAAACACAGAATCATAGATTGTATATTTCTGGAGATACTGCTTTAACCTACGATATGAAATTAATTCCAGATACTATTGGAGAACTAGATTTAGCAATTTTACCAGTTGGAGATAATTTTACAATGGGTATAAAAGAAGCGATTAAAGCAAGTTCATTTTTAAATTGCAGTAAAGTTTTAGGTGTTCATTTTGATACGTTTGGATATATTAAAATAGACCATAAAGAAGCGTTTGAGAAGTTTGCCAAGGCTAAAAAAGAGTTGTATTTATTGCCAATAGGTGGTAATTTAAAAATTTAAACTAATTGTAATATACAAATATGGGTACTCGTAAAATTATTGGAATTTTTTTAATTGTTTTAAGTTTGGGTGTAGGTTACTTTGGTCTTAATAAAGTAAGCGAAAATTCAACATCAATTGAAGTTTTAGATCTACAAGTTGATTTATCTAACAATTCAGAAAAAGAGCTCGGTTATGTTTATGTTGGACTGGCCGTTGTGTTATTAGGAGGAGGTTTATTTCTTCTAAAAAAGAATAGTAATTAATTTTTTATAACGGTAATAGAAGTTTTTTCCCCTGTTTTTAAACGTGTTAAAGTATTAATAGTGTTCTCTTGATCAATAATTTCTATTTTAGCAGTGTTTGGAGATATTGTACCTGTGTTTATAGCTAAAACATCAATTGTAGTTGATTCTGAATTTAAAGGAATTATTAACTTTTTTATGTCTTTATCAACTACATAGTTTCTAAGAAAAATAGCACCATTAACATAAATATTAATTTTATCACCATCAATTTTACCAGCATCATAAATGTTTAAATTAAGTTGCGAAGAAGTTGAAAACATGGTTAAATTTTG
This window encodes:
- a CDS encoding PH domain-containing protein, coding for MFKNIEVTSQLPDISKLDFKAIDKKYLRVLLLNFSSVTIVLFVGLYFLITKNLATQIPEYTPYFYLVLILILGIFLFFLVLGFYKRKYAVRAQDISYKKGVIVQSITTVPFARIQHVELEEKPFSRLFKLASIKIFTAGESGGDLKINGLPKEEAKKIKEFITHFINE
- a CDS encoding metal-dependent hydrolase translates to MKITYLGHATLSIETKDKTLLVDPFITGNELAKEIDINKLQADYILVTHAHQDHILDVEAIAKRTGAKVISNFEIVSYFEAKGIQGHPMNHGGKWTFDFGTVYYTNAIHSSSFPDGTYGGQPGGFVIETQNHRLYISGDTALTYDMKLIPDTIGELDLAILPVGDNFTMGIKEAIKASSFLNCSKVLGVHFDTFGYIKIDHKEAFEKFAKAKKELYLLPIGGNLKI
- a CDS encoding PH domain-containing protein; its protein translation is MNNTFDFSEFSRQSSKGIVVNYFIILYKSLKSSWVLIPIILTKDTSELNLTKIVLIVLAILVYILIRAVLVYLNFKFKIKDNAFILKQGILNKSNVSVPFEKIQHINFKQNFIQQIINVTQVEIETAGAKTVEISIKALSREKAEALKQALFSKMQEVIAVEKNEPSKEILHKISVKDLFKISISENHFKSLALLFAFIFSGYVQVKDFLETLELDQKFDAILEENANSLLGDLFLMLFLLVFSFIISVLISFVTTFIRHFNLQVSIENNRLEIDQGLITKHNNILKKQKVQSIEVATNPIQQKLGIYNVIFKQAVSGKVNYKKIIKVVGFNQAHIEVLKKILFLNTDFSNYEKQKPDTYYKTQLFFRYFLLLILLNGVFVLISSSLIFVNIVFIPFFIILVLLKYKKSYYSFNNDMLVIGSGQIATKTTYFEHFKLQNIKMKQTVFQKRKDVVNLVLQTASGKIILPCIKTNKAIEMYNFILYKSETSVEKWM
- a CDS encoding TonB-dependent receptor domain-containing protein, whose product is MKNKILLIIVLISTFSFAQTSKVSGTIVDEKTGNPIEFATVKVLKTNTATLTNKAGEFTVNAEIGDKLEVTHISYKPEIIILSNPMLIKLQIAQIELNEILVAANPLQNISQSTVINDTEKRISQPRSVGHLFKEINGFGITKKGAYASEPVFRSFKYEQLNIQYDGGMKVLNACPNRMDPITTHVIPEEIEKIEIIKGPFTVRFGQNFGGVINLVSKNPIKGQQGFHGSVEGGYESNGNNLVTGASALYVTDKFDLYLNGSYRDFGDYKDGNGTKVPASFKTTDYSLKVGINPTEKQRLKFSWRQSFGSDISHAGLPMDSPYDDSFLAGIDYKINQISEKITSFSVKVFHSYVDHLMTNEGRPSFATTEASSPVEAWTTGGKIELILSPSKNTIIYTGVDANLIERAGDRTRIVKVMNGTTLATPKTFVDKIWQDASLNDIGVFAEGNYKISNYTSITTGIRADFISTSLDDPASDFEALYGGNIEDETEVNISANASIKYRKNGFQTQLAIGRGVRTASMIERYINHFNVGVDPYEYVGNPNLKPEINNQIELSFLKNFETIQIGASVFHSFLKNYISAIVNTSIPRKFMSTVPPVTAKQFINLDKASQTGVEFTFNVKASERVTFTSNISYTQGENKDFDEPLAHIPPFMANLGAKYEAEKYWMALSSRLVGGQDRISTTFMEEETPGFGTLDFRAGYSPFENVSIGFAVLNIFDKSYYEHLNFSYQNSNVLSGKIYEPGRNFTSYIKYQF
- a CDS encoding 1,4-dihydroxy-2-naphthoate polyprenyltransferase yields the protein MDVKSYIEAARLRTLPLSVSGIIVGSFIAASKGVFNWEICVLALLTTTGFQIISNFANDYGDGVKGTDNKDRIGPERAIQSGAISPNQMLNAIKISVIITFIIAVYLIYRAFGKEDFLNLFIFFILGLLSIVAAIKYTVGKKAYGYSGFGDLFVFLFFGLLSVIGSYYLYSKELNITILLPAISIGSLSIGVLNLNNMRDRASDIKSGKRTLVVKMGSDYAKYYHYYLLVIPYLFAILYSIIHYKSPFQFLFLLTLFPIIKHFKVVYRNRSPKLLDPELKKLAITTFIFSLLFGIGLIV